Proteins from a genomic interval of Micromonospora sp. NBC_00389:
- the sepX gene encoding divisome protein SepX/GlpR, producing the protein MRVPTSVLLAVLAAAGLLALAPALVRRYDATERLVAERAQSTARVLQRRRRRRTVPGRRPVHPPRSLVVTLSEDATTGVLTAPVSAPPAGRRSGRLRAVPPAPKRSRRRPPPRRQHTPAVYRRRRVLAALLLLNFVELIGVLFVSPGFWISFSVTFLLLAVYVVHLRGQALAGRRRRRARAREAAWLAARQAEVRREQARRATARREVQRRLAAQREGVRRAAMGLDRPGDLPAAVNGGSVSYRRSGGLRGRPYEAGRGA; encoded by the coding sequence GTGAGGGTGCCGACCTCGGTGCTCCTCGCCGTCCTCGCCGCCGCTGGCCTGCTCGCCCTGGCCCCGGCGTTGGTCCGCCGGTACGACGCCACCGAGCGGCTGGTGGCGGAGCGGGCGCAGTCGACGGCGCGGGTGCTCCAGCGCCGCCGGCGACGCCGCACTGTGCCGGGACGGCGACCCGTTCACCCTCCGCGTTCGCTGGTCGTCACCCTCAGTGAGGATGCGACTACCGGAGTGCTGACCGCGCCGGTCTCCGCGCCTCCGGCGGGCCGCCGCTCCGGCCGGCTGCGAGCCGTGCCCCCCGCCCCGAAGCGGTCCCGCCGCCGCCCGCCGCCCCGCCGGCAGCACACCCCCGCCGTGTACCGCCGTCGCCGGGTGCTCGCCGCCCTGTTGCTGCTCAACTTCGTCGAGTTGATCGGCGTGCTGTTCGTCAGCCCCGGCTTCTGGATCAGCTTCTCGGTCACGTTCCTGCTGCTGGCCGTGTACGTCGTCCACCTGCGGGGTCAGGCACTGGCCGGCCGCCGTCGGCGCCGCGCCCGGGCCCGGGAGGCGGCCTGGCTGGCCGCCCGGCAGGCCGAGGTGCGCCGCGAGCAGGCCCGCCGGGCAACGGCCCGGCGGGAGGTCCAGCGCCGCCTGGCCGCCCAGCGCGAGGGGGTACGCCGGGCCGCGATGGGCCTGGACCGGCCGGGCGACCTGCCGGCTGCGGTCAACGGCGGATCGGTCTCGTACCGGCGGTCGGGCGGACTGCGCGGACGCCCCTACGAGGCCGGCCGCGGCGCCTGA